Proteins from a genomic interval of Croceicoccus naphthovorans:
- a CDS encoding SDR family NAD(P)-dependent oxidoreductase, translating to MSRPDLTLSGNTAVVTGAGSGIGRGLAIAAARRGMAVAICDVNEAQLAETAALVEQAGAVCLARPVDVTNPVANDAFALRVSEQCPPIATLFANAGILRQGSIAELPPAQLRALFDVNVVGTVQTVQSFVPIMRAAMMPAQIVITASTGAMFSYPHLTAYCATKHALWPIADGLRADMEAGPAPIGVSMLMPGPVSTAIFDHSDPGHQASPGSITTDEAAEIAFSGALMNRPYILTHPDFVDQAADHFAATIVRMKSA from the coding sequence GTGAGCCGCCCGGACCTGACGCTGTCCGGAAACACCGCCGTTGTAACCGGTGCCGGGTCGGGCATCGGGCGCGGCCTTGCCATTGCCGCTGCACGGCGGGGAATGGCGGTGGCGATCTGCGACGTGAACGAAGCGCAACTGGCGGAAACTGCGGCATTGGTCGAGCAAGCTGGCGCGGTTTGCCTGGCCCGACCGGTGGACGTGACGAACCCGGTGGCCAACGATGCCTTCGCGTTGCGGGTGTCTGAACAATGCCCGCCGATCGCAACGCTGTTCGCCAATGCGGGCATATTGCGGCAGGGCAGCATCGCGGAATTGCCACCGGCGCAGTTGCGTGCCCTGTTCGACGTCAACGTCGTCGGTACGGTGCAGACCGTGCAGTCATTCGTGCCGATCATGCGCGCCGCAATGATGCCCGCGCAGATTGTCATCACCGCGTCGACCGGCGCGATGTTCAGCTATCCGCACCTGACCGCCTATTGCGCGACAAAGCACGCTCTCTGGCCCATTGCCGACGGACTACGCGCGGATATGGAGGCGGGCCCGGCCCCGATCGGTGTTTCCATGCTGATGCCCGGTCCGGTCAGCACTGCAATCTTCGACCATAGCGATCCCGGTCATCAGGCCTCGCCCGGATCGATCACAACCGATGAAGCTGCCGAGATTGCCTTTTCCGGCGCGTTGATGAACCGGCCCTACATCCTGACGCATCCCGATTTCGTGGATCAGGCCGCCGATCACTTCGCCGCGACGATCGTGCGAATGAAGTCGGCCTGA
- a CDS encoding LLM class flavin-dependent oxidoreductase yields MRFSLIFEAQIVDASPRGEVQVFNELMEQALLAEKLGFDVVWSVEHTSLTHYAHMSAPETFLAFLAGQTSRIGIGHGVVCLMPAMNHPIKVAERVATLDILSKGRLHFGVGKGGSQQEAGAYGYDLKELQPIIDEAMYLIPRMFVEDEVEHNGPHLTIPPRPIHPKPFQSPHPPMYMACTNLDTLARAGERGLGALVLGFGGPEEVAKKNKIYRDAWEGRDVRDQVGYRPIQHLAALCPAIVLDDAKEARKIGLRGQRYFYESLNYWYGGGPCPDPDTWGDELVEEGTNTIITTKLASETLTMDLKEREGDRKPSSGILSAQNAYGTVEDCIDYVQQLADAGADEILFMTNMGTVPHWAQMETLRKIGTHVIPHFR; encoded by the coding sequence TTGCGTTTCTCGCTGATATTCGAAGCACAAATCGTGGACGCCTCGCCCCGTGGCGAAGTGCAGGTCTTCAATGAGCTGATGGAGCAGGCCCTGCTGGCCGAAAAGCTTGGTTTTGACGTGGTTTGGAGCGTCGAACACACTTCGCTCACCCACTATGCGCATATGTCCGCGCCCGAAACCTTCCTTGCTTTTCTTGCAGGCCAAACATCGCGCATCGGCATCGGCCATGGCGTCGTTTGCCTGATGCCGGCGATGAACCATCCGATCAAGGTGGCGGAACGTGTGGCAACACTTGATATCTTGTCGAAAGGACGCCTACATTTCGGCGTCGGCAAGGGCGGCAGCCAGCAGGAAGCCGGAGCGTACGGTTACGACCTGAAAGAGCTTCAGCCCATCATCGACGAGGCGATGTACCTGATCCCGCGCATGTTCGTGGAGGATGAGGTGGAGCACAACGGCCCGCACCTGACGATCCCGCCGCGGCCGATCCACCCCAAGCCGTTCCAGAGCCCGCATCCGCCGATGTACATGGCCTGCACCAACCTCGATACGCTGGCCCGCGCGGGAGAGCGCGGCCTGGGTGCACTGGTGCTTGGCTTCGGCGGACCGGAAGAGGTTGCCAAGAAGAACAAGATCTATCGCGACGCATGGGAAGGCCGCGATGTGCGCGATCAGGTCGGCTATCGCCCGATCCAGCACCTGGCGGCGCTATGCCCGGCCATCGTGCTCGACGATGCGAAAGAGGCACGCAAGATCGGTCTTCGCGGCCAGCGCTACTTCTATGAGTCGCTCAACTACTGGTACGGCGGAGGCCCCTGCCCCGATCCCGACACCTGGGGCGATGAACTGGTCGAGGAAGGCACCAACACCATCATCACGACGAAGCTGGCGTCTGAAACGCTGACGATGGATCTGAAAGAACGGGAAGGCGATCGCAAGCCCAGTTCGGGCATCCTTTCCGCCCAGAACGCCTATGGCACCGTAGAGGACTGCATCGATTACGTGCAGCAACTGGCCGATGCAGGTGCGGACGAAATCCTGTTCATGACCAACATGGGCACAGTGCCGCACTGGGCGCAGATGGAAACGCTGCGCAAGATCGGCACGCACGTCATCCCGCATTTCCGGTGA
- a CDS encoding LysR family transcriptional regulator, translating to MAASLSSTSVPREVATLRTLRIAKHFPFFLVVAEEQNLHRAAERLNIAQSALSRRIADLEKELGDVKLFERQARGVEITPAGRLLARDVREILYDIEETSRRVARLANGDMGTLRLAFSEPMIRRRLLPSAIKKFRTAYPDVELKAFPLTSEAQRQKIRGGEVDIGFVIEEANDAEEFNVLRVGMDKFMLVLPVDHPLTAKETVSIRDLEDEQLIFPARNLSPRLFDRIVSAFDVNNVSPIISVEVSAVDIAYGLVAAGMGLAIVTAVAVSSAPDDVTFRELVDLDLPLQLTMISRKSSEDALLANFAAIVEEGLDGRVSSDDADQPVPIGSEA from the coding sequence ATGGCAGCATCGCTCTCAAGTACATCCGTCCCGCGCGAGGTCGCTACACTGCGGACTCTGCGGATCGCAAAGCACTTTCCGTTCTTCCTTGTCGTGGCAGAGGAGCAGAACCTGCACCGCGCCGCCGAACGGCTGAATATCGCGCAATCGGCGTTATCGCGGCGCATCGCCGATCTTGAAAAAGAGCTGGGCGACGTAAAGCTGTTCGAACGGCAGGCGCGCGGGGTGGAGATTACGCCCGCCGGACGCTTGCTGGCGCGCGACGTGCGCGAAATCCTCTATGATATAGAGGAGACGAGTCGCCGCGTTGCTCGCCTGGCCAATGGCGATATGGGCACGTTGCGCCTTGCATTCTCGGAACCGATGATCCGCCGCCGCCTTTTGCCAAGCGCGATCAAGAAATTCCGTACCGCCTATCCCGACGTCGAATTGAAAGCCTTTCCGCTGACGTCGGAGGCGCAGCGTCAGAAGATCCGCGGCGGCGAAGTCGATATCGGTTTCGTGATCGAAGAAGCGAACGATGCCGAGGAATTCAACGTCCTGCGCGTGGGGATGGACAAGTTCATGCTGGTCCTGCCGGTCGATCATCCTCTGACGGCGAAGGAGACGGTGTCGATCCGCGATCTTGAGGACGAGCAATTGATCTTCCCGGCGCGTAACCTGTCGCCGCGCCTGTTCGACCGGATCGTCTCGGCGTTCGACGTGAACAATGTCTCGCCGATCATTTCGGTAGAGGTCAGCGCGGTCGACATCGCCTATGGCCTTGTCGCCGCAGGGATGGGGCTGGCCATCGTGACGGCGGTTGCCGTGTCGAGCGCGCCCGACGACGTCACTTTCCGCGAACTGGTCGATCTTGACCTGCCGCTTCAGCTGACGATGATTTCCCGCAAATCGAGCGAGGATGCGCTCCTCGCCAACTTTGCCGCGATTGTGGAAGAGGGGCTGGACGGCAGGGTATCGAGCGATGATGCCGACCAGCCGGTGCCGATCGGATCTGAAGCCTAG